The following proteins come from a genomic window of Deltaproteobacteria bacterium:
- a CDS encoding tetratricopeptide repeat protein, with amino-acid sequence MKEIEKNLFALAVGVSLIILIEVLLAVAGVTPLKDKDPFVGFKGSSPVFIPKPGHPNTYFLNPAKETYFNRQEFRYPKPSKTFRIISFGGSTTYGRPYINDTSFPSWISRILNNAQTSVNFENINMGGISYASYRVRRLVREMAAYSPDLYIIYSGHNEFLESRTFQKIKNEPEALRKLRDFLHRSRIYTVISSAVYPLRKSRKTVLPQEVNAKLEEIGGYELYHRDPEFRKVVIAQYRDSIERIIRFCRKKGIPLILCTLPSNLTGISPFKSEHGAGLSPGDLAEWNRLMDSAEDELNRHNFTGALDRIRSAEVIDASFAYLQYLKGRILMKLGKPDEAGKAFLLAKEEDIVPLRAIEAFNDIIRELAEKYHVRLADVEAAFRDVAPNGLPGNELFVDHVHPTIKGQQLIAWTVLSTAGKAGLLPLDPMANESSKEKIMAFLRKENDRVTPRYRAMGYWGVGRVFHWAGKYPEAEDALLRAWKTVKDVAEIPFLLGDMELIRRNPRQALTYFQEAQKIGGEEVRTAYGMAKAAIQLSDGEKALRILKGIPDAEREPIRHLGYTGEALLLAGKTGEAVKNLEAVVVKAPDVRRFLFSLARAYVVKGDESSARKTFEKYAALSGPAKDDYEDFRRITLDTFHMQGEKR; translated from the coding sequence ATGAAGGAGATCGAAAAAAATCTGTTTGCGCTTGCTGTCGGAGTTTCGCTCATCATTTTGATCGAGGTTCTACTGGCAGTGGCCGGGGTTACACCGCTAAAGGACAAAGACCCTTTCGTGGGGTTCAAGGGCAGCAGCCCCGTATTCATCCCAAAGCCGGGCCACCCGAACACCTATTTTCTGAATCCGGCAAAGGAAACCTATTTCAACCGGCAGGAATTCAGATATCCGAAACCTTCAAAAACCTTCAGGATCATATCCTTCGGCGGTTCGACCACCTATGGACGGCCATACATCAACGATACCTCTTTCCCAAGCTGGATAAGCAGGATCCTGAATAACGCCCAAACCTCCGTCAATTTTGAGAACATCAACATGGGCGGCATCTCATACGCCAGCTATCGGGTGAGAAGGCTGGTCAGGGAGATGGCCGCATATTCCCCCGACCTGTACATCATCTACAGCGGCCACAACGAGTTCCTGGAATCCAGGACCTTCCAAAAAATCAAGAACGAACCCGAGGCTCTGAGAAAACTGCGGGACTTTCTTCACCGGTCACGGATATACACGGTAATCAGCAGCGCCGTCTACCCGCTCAGGAAAAGTCGGAAAACGGTTTTGCCCCAGGAGGTCAACGCCAAGCTTGAAGAAATTGGTGGGTACGAACTTTATCACAGGGACCCGGAGTTTCGGAAAGTGGTCATCGCCCAGTACCGCGACAGCATCGAGAGAATCATCAGATTCTGCCGGAAGAAGGGCATACCACTTATCCTATGCACGCTGCCTTCCAACCTGACGGGGATATCACCCTTCAAATCTGAACATGGGGCGGGCCTTTCTCCCGGAGACCTCGCGGAGTGGAACAGGCTTATGGACTCCGCAGAGGATGAACTGAATCGGCACAATTTCACGGGCGCCCTGGACCGGATTCGCTCGGCGGAAGTCATTGACGCTTCCTTCGCCTACCTGCAATACTTGAAAGGGCGGATCCTTATGAAACTCGGGAAACCCGACGAGGCCGGTAAAGCGTTCCTCCTGGCAAAGGAGGAGGATATTGTCCCACTGAGGGCCATCGAGGCATTCAACGATATCATCCGGGAGCTTGCCGAAAAGTACCATGTCCGCCTCGCGGACGTGGAGGCCGCCTTTCGGGACGTGGCCCCCAACGGGCTGCCGGGAAACGAGCTTTTCGTCGACCACGTTCACCCCACCATCAAAGGGCAGCAGTTGATCGCCTGGACTGTTCTCAGTACCGCGGGAAAAGCCGGCTTATTGCCCCTTGACCCCATGGCGAACGAATCCTCAAAAGAAAAGATAATGGCCTTCCTCAGAAAGGAAAACGACAGGGTCACGCCCCGATACCGGGCCATGGGATACTGGGGAGTCGGGCGGGTTTTCCACTGGGCCGGCAAGTATCCCGAAGCCGAGGATGCTCTTCTGAGAGCATGGAAAACGGTCAAGGATGTGGCGGAAATTCCATTTCTTCTCGGAGACATGGAACTCATCAGGAGAAACCCCCGGCAGGCCCTGACATACTTTCAGGAGGCACAAAAAATAGGGGGGGAGGAGGTCAGGACCGCCTACGGGATGGCCAAGGCAGCCATACAGCTTTCCGACGGCGAAAAGGCGCTGAGAATACTTAAGGGGATTCCGGACGCCGAAAGAGAGCCGATCAGACACCTCGGGTACACGGGGGAGGCGCTTCTGCTGGCTGGGAAGACGGGCGAAGCGGTGAAGAACCTGGAGGCGGTGGTCGTAAAGGCCCCCGACGTCCGAAGATTCCTTTTCTCGCTGGCCAGGGCCTATGTCGTCAAGGGAGACGAATCCTCCGCCCGGAAAACTTTCGAAAAGTATGCCGCCCTCTCGGGGCCGGCCAAGGACGACTATGAGGATTTCCGCCGGATTACTCTGGATACGTTCCACATGCAGGGAGAAAAAAGATGA
- a CDS encoding 6-bladed beta-propeller has protein sequence MRPSGIPPEAIGEDNFSLRVGCFAVFVLFFLLFLEIISPSPAFSRQNKVIIIRNDSVSLEQDLTVGRFGVGKLYFDDPVDLCIDDDNNVYILDSGNYRVQEMDEDGDFVRKWGKKGEGDGQFRDPVAIALDADNEFIYVLDRENFSVSKFDLKGNFILSFGKKGIRTGEFRDPVDLAVDFQGYVYVLDRNRGAVLKFHKGGTFVDEWGDMGRRKGEFADPVSIAFSADRLGFINVLDRRKKALLRFNRRGEYKETISLLPVFPEGGDPVRVRADRRDNLFILDGSRGKLVRLERLKYSIFSLVSDKMDMFKPGGFAIDDDDRIYVTDFTKDRVMRFILEPR, from the coding sequence ATGCGGCCTTCCGGAATTCCCCCTGAGGCGATCGGGGAAGACAACTTTTCCCTCCGGGTGGGCTGTTTTGCCGTTTTCGTTCTGTTTTTCCTGTTGTTCTTGGAGATTATTTCGCCATCCCCGGCATTTTCCCGTCAAAACAAGGTAATAATAATTCGGAACGACTCCGTTTCGTTGGAGCAGGATCTGACTGTTGGGCGGTTCGGTGTCGGAAAGCTCTATTTTGATGATCCGGTTGATCTATGCATCGATGATGACAACAACGTATATATCCTGGATTCCGGGAACTACCGCGTCCAGGAGATGGATGAGGACGGGGATTTTGTGCGGAAGTGGGGAAAAAAGGGAGAAGGCGATGGACAGTTCAGGGATCCAGTGGCCATCGCCCTGGACGCGGACAATGAGTTTATCTATGTCCTCGATAGGGAGAATTTTTCGGTCAGCAAGTTTGATCTCAAGGGGAACTTTATCCTCTCATTCGGGAAAAAAGGGATCAGGACGGGGGAGTTTCGTGACCCAGTAGATCTGGCCGTAGATTTCCAGGGATATGTCTATGTCCTGGACCGGAATCGGGGCGCTGTTCTCAAGTTCCACAAGGGCGGCACCTTCGTGGATGAATGGGGTGATATGGGAAGGAGGAAGGGGGAGTTTGCCGATCCCGTCTCCATCGCCTTCTCGGCCGACCGCCTGGGTTTCATCAACGTTCTGGACCGCCGGAAGAAGGCTCTGCTGCGATTCAACCGGCGAGGCGAATACAAAGAAACGATATCCTTGCTGCCGGTGTTCCCGGAGGGTGGGGACCCTGTAAGGGTACGGGCCGATCGGAGAGATAATCTTTTTATCCTTGATGGTTCAAGGGGGAAGCTGGTAAGGTTGGAACGCTTGAAGTATAGCATTTTCAGCCTGGTTAGTGATAAAATGGACATGTTTAAGCCCGGCGGGTTCGCCATTGACGATGACGACCGGATCTACGTGACGGATTTTACGAAAGACAGGGTCATGAGGTTTATCCTTGAACCACGTTGA
- a CDS encoding TlpA family protein disulfide reductase: MFRIRARRSTCIVFFSLLTSLMFPATSLYAQDGEKEMTSIPMISGIEMLKVGDTAPDFTIEDLSGNQFNMKEFLAKKQGVLIFFWSIFCEPCKAELPVIQELTREYKDRGIGFVGVAIDGTPMKDAIAAFVKQENYSFNVIIDELNPDESFKVSDPYGVAGTPTLYFIDKAGTVQFSKVGRIPKEDIEAAFKKVL; encoded by the coding sequence ATGTTCCGTATTCGAGCGAGACGATCCACCTGTATTGTTTTTTTCTCTCTCCTGACGTCGTTAATGTTTCCGGCAACATCCCTGTATGCCCAGGATGGTGAGAAAGAGATGACCTCCATCCCCATGATCAGTGGCATCGAGATGCTAAAGGTCGGTGATACAGCGCCGGATTTTACAATTGAAGACCTGTCCGGGAACCAGTTTAACATGAAGGAATTTCTGGCAAAAAAACAGGGCGTCCTTATCTTCTTCTGGTCTATCTTCTGCGAACCATGCAAGGCGGAACTCCCGGTTATTCAGGAGTTGACCCGGGAATACAAGGACAGGGGGATCGGGTTTGTGGGTGTGGCCATAGATGGTACTCCAATGAAGGATGCTATCGCCGCCTTCGTCAAGCAGGAGAACTATTCCTTTAATGTTATTATCGATGAGTTGAATCCGGACGAATCTTTCAAGGTGTCGGACCCCTACGGTGTCGCAGGCACACCAACCCTCTATTTCATTGATAAAGCGGGAACCGTTCAGTTCTCCAAGGTTGGACGTATTCCCAAGGAAGATATCGAGGCGGCTTTCAAGAAGGTTCTCTAG
- a CDS encoding redoxin domain-containing protein, producing MRRWFPRVGSCRLLAVILSGLFILVAVPSPAWARISEGDKAVPFAGTGLNGNPVDIAPLLGKQVVVIKFGSIYCSSCVQSIAAFSELQKKYSPDVIKVIGVNLDIYGALQVRRFYKGHETLVKYPVMIDKNLKVSKQYGITTLPSLVVIGKDGKIAKVIMSYQEHELKDAVAFVEGLVVPKVTVQLAGIGPEKKGRFRILFPNNFTKTRQDAIYIIGQVPKPGGKIGLTLNGGSHQEVVAKRKIFYIRTPIALGSNYIEVSSAGTGGERIVKAIVLFREPKLGRGFENQFPTYRFHLDENEKLCSKCHDMVPPETTVQNFMMITQSCLKCHQELSKERFVHGPITVGGCSPCHDFGSLPARYELFSTGSDLCYGCHEEKKKEFAKDYVHGPIAAGSCTVCHSPHGSNERYNLRLPEGQLCTSCHQKIKELMSLSTQHRPFRDGACTDCHDPHASDNPRFFLKGIGNDLCLSCHDNETMENHRHPVGVVPRFTFPGIKLNDSGELMCTSCHSPHATNTEKLLPKGGCSACHSY from the coding sequence GTGAGAAGATGGTTTCCCAGAGTCGGTAGCTGCCGCCTGCTCGCGGTAATACTGTCCGGGCTTTTTATCCTCGTTGCTGTTCCTTCCCCGGCATGGGCCCGGATTTCAGAGGGTGACAAGGCGGTTCCCTTCGCGGGCACGGGTCTGAACGGCAATCCTGTGGACATCGCCCCCCTGTTGGGCAAGCAGGTTGTTGTAATAAAGTTCGGCTCCATATACTGCTCGTCCTGTGTTCAGTCCATCGCGGCTTTTTCCGAACTTCAGAAAAAATATTCCCCCGATGTCATCAAGGTCATCGGGGTCAACCTCGATATTTACGGTGCCCTTCAGGTAAGGCGGTTCTATAAGGGTCATGAGACCCTTGTTAAGTACCCGGTTATGATTGACAAAAACCTCAAGGTCAGTAAGCAGTACGGCATCACGACCCTTCCTTCCCTCGTGGTGATAGGAAAAGACGGTAAGATTGCCAAGGTTATAATGAGTTATCAGGAGCATGAACTCAAGGATGCGGTGGCGTTTGTGGAAGGTCTTGTGGTGCCGAAGGTAACCGTTCAGCTGGCGGGGATCGGGCCGGAGAAAAAGGGCCGGTTTCGCATCCTCTTCCCCAACAACTTCACCAAAACCCGGCAGGATGCTATCTATATTATCGGACAGGTTCCGAAGCCGGGTGGTAAGATAGGCCTTACCTTAAACGGAGGCAGCCACCAGGAGGTGGTTGCCAAAAGGAAGATCTTCTATATCAGGACGCCCATTGCTCTCGGCAGTAACTATATCGAGGTTTCCTCCGCCGGTACCGGGGGAGAGAGGATAGTCAAGGCCATCGTTCTTTTTCGGGAACCGAAGCTCGGCAGAGGATTCGAAAACCAGTTCCCCACCTACCGATTTCACCTGGATGAAAATGAGAAACTGTGCAGTAAATGCCACGACATGGTTCCCCCCGAGACGACGGTACAGAACTTCATGATGATTACTCAGTCATGTCTCAAGTGCCACCAGGAACTGAGTAAAGAGAGATTCGTGCACGGTCCCATCACGGTGGGAGGCTGTTCTCCATGCCACGATTTTGGAAGCCTTCCGGCCAGGTATGAGCTCTTTTCCACGGGATCGGACCTGTGCTACGGCTGTCATGAGGAGAAGAAAAAGGAGTTCGCCAAGGACTATGTCCACGGGCCGATAGCAGCTGGTTCCTGCACGGTATGCCACAGCCCTCACGGTTCAAACGAGAGGTATAATCTGCGTCTTCCGGAGGGACAACTTTGCACCTCCTGCCATCAGAAGATCAAAGAGTTGATGTCCCTGTCTACCCAGCACAGGCCCTTCAGGGATGGAGCCTGTACCGACTGCCATGATCCCCACGCTTCGGACAACCCGAGATTTTTCCTGAAAGGCATAGGGAATGATCTCTGTCTGAGTTGTCATGACAACGAGACCATGGAAAACCATCGTCACCCCGTGGGTGTTGTCCCCCGGTTTACCTTCCCCGGCATCAAACTGAATGACAGCGGGGAGCTGATGTGTACCTCCTGTCACAGCCCCCATGCCACAAACACTGAAAAGCTTCTACCAAAGGGTGGATGTAGCGCGTGCCATTCCTACTAA
- a CDS encoding PAS domain S-box protein: protein MNPFRKRPAAGYLPAVLLLSTILLLTLILASLGQRTIKREKTLLLDLKGRQAEFVIKSLASASRISVLMLDPSSRHLQRFVNDTADTENVQFIAVYNAQGRLIAKSRRFSQNLYGLTVAEIKARIGKENRAFYIEDYPDVGKIYVLAGRFYPFDSSWMHLRMLGIPSIPGVTEDQEETGDDTGAFYALVGMDMGDLDEAVRKGTRQTVLNGLLLLLLGTVGFYFLILVQGYYSAKRALADVRQYTLDVIEGMAEGLVNIDQAGILRNVNPEAEHMLGESNRELVGKHWNDAFDGEEWQPVKKCLSRGMPFYDLEIPPGGSQRQHLVVTMIPVRGQAGGMVLFLRDMGEVRSLQTEVRRSERLAALGRMVAGMAHEIRNPLNSIRGFSQHLKNRFTPESVEMRSVDTIIREVDRLNRVITELLDFSKPREPDLAEIDLNEIVKSTISLVEREAASQGIMCVDETNPEPVHIMGDGDSLKQLLLNLLLNAIQAMPEGGVLTAATAVSGDKAVLSISDTGMGISEKDQERIFEPFFTSRETGTGLGLSTVHRIAQDHNAEIRVKSSEGEGTKFTVRFSLAKTP, encoded by the coding sequence ATGAATCCTTTCCGAAAAAGACCGGCAGCCGGATATCTTCCCGCGGTTCTTCTCCTGTCCACCATTCTCCTGCTGACCCTGATTCTAGCTTCTCTGGGACAGCGAACCATTAAGAGGGAGAAGACCCTCCTCCTGGATCTGAAGGGCAGGCAGGCCGAGTTCGTGATCAAGTCCCTCGCATCGGCGAGCCGCATCAGCGTGTTGATGCTCGATCCATCAAGTCGTCACCTTCAGCGCTTTGTCAACGACACGGCCGACACCGAGAACGTCCAGTTTATAGCGGTTTACAATGCACAGGGACGCCTTATCGCGAAAAGTCGCAGATTTTCCCAGAACCTCTATGGGCTGACTGTGGCGGAGATTAAAGCCCGGATCGGGAAAGAGAACAGGGCCTTCTACATCGAGGATTACCCGGATGTTGGGAAAATTTATGTCCTTGCGGGCCGTTTTTATCCCTTTGACAGCTCGTGGATGCATCTGAGGATGCTCGGCATCCCTTCCATACCGGGAGTTACGGAGGACCAGGAGGAGACGGGGGACGATACCGGGGCCTTCTACGCCCTCGTGGGTATGGATATGGGGGACCTGGATGAGGCCGTTAGAAAGGGCACGAGGCAGACTGTTCTTAACGGTTTACTGCTCCTTCTCTTAGGTACGGTAGGATTTTACTTCCTTATCCTTGTCCAGGGATACTACTCCGCGAAAAGGGCTCTGGCGGATGTCCGTCAGTACACCCTGGATGTGATCGAGGGGATGGCGGAGGGTCTGGTAAATATTGATCAGGCCGGTATTCTCCGGAATGTCAACCCTGAGGCGGAGCACATGCTGGGGGAAAGCAACAGGGAGCTTGTGGGGAAACACTGGAACGATGCCTTCGACGGGGAGGAATGGCAACCTGTCAAAAAATGTCTTTCCAGGGGGATGCCCTTCTACGATCTTGAGATTCCCCCCGGCGGCTCCCAACGGCAGCACCTGGTGGTAACCATGATACCTGTTCGGGGCCAGGCGGGCGGCATGGTCCTGTTTCTGCGGGACATGGGAGAGGTGAGGAGCCTCCAGACCGAAGTTCGGCGATCAGAAAGGTTGGCGGCTCTGGGCCGCATGGTAGCCGGCATGGCCCACGAGATCCGCAATCCTCTCAATTCCATCAGGGGGTTCAGCCAGCACCTGAAGAACCGCTTTACTCCCGAGAGTGTCGAGATGAGGTCCGTGGACACCATAATCAGGGAGGTTGACAGGTTAAACCGCGTTATTACGGAACTGCTCGATTTCTCCAAACCGAGGGAGCCGGACCTGGCGGAAATTGATCTCAACGAAATTGTAAAGTCAACCATCTCCCTCGTTGAACGTGAAGCCGCGAGCCAGGGTATCATGTGCGTCGATGAAACAAATCCGGAGCCGGTCCATATTATGGGGGACGGCGACAGCCTGAAACAGCTTCTTCTTAATCTGTTGCTAAATGCCATACAGGCCATGCCCGAAGGCGGAGTCCTGACGGCGGCAACCGCCGTCAGCGGGGACAAGGCGGTGCTGTCCATATCCGACACGGGCATGGGTATCAGCGAAAAGGACCAGGAACGGATCTTCGAGCCTTTTTTTACGTCGAGGGAGACGGGCACGGGCCTTGGCCTTTCCACCGTCCACCGCATCGCCCAGGATCACAATGCCGAGATCCGGGTGAAATCGTCAGAGGGTGAGGGGACGAAATTTACCGTCAGATTTTCCCTGGCAAAGACGCCTTAG
- a CDS encoding sigma-54-dependent Fis family transcriptional regulator, which translates to MVLSEEGCRVETAASGEEAVEKVSARFFNLIIMDLSMPGIGGLQALKQIKEISASAQVLIVTAYASVDSAVEAMRSGALNYLTKPIDLEELKIQVAKTMEISQLMAENKVLRVQAENTFKASRIIGKSQKIQEVFDTLKMVSPTDATILILGESGTGKELVADAIHQNSPRFGGPLVKVNCAALPESLLESELFGHEKGAFTGAASRREGRFKLADGGTLFLDEIGEMSLLLQTKLLRIIQTRSFERVGGTETLEVDVRLIVATNRDIEVEVKEGRFREDLYYRLNVIPINLPPLRDRREDIPLLAEHFLKEISERNRKDIRGFAPQSMDLLVRNRWKGNIRELENVVERAVIMSRSEFVQPGDLPAHIQDSKASKPVGIAPGRPLSELEREAIVQTLQLTGGNRTEAARLLGISRRTLQYKLKEYGVT; encoded by the coding sequence ATGGTCCTCTCTGAGGAGGGCTGCCGCGTGGAAACAGCCGCCAGTGGAGAGGAAGCTGTGGAAAAGGTTTCAGCTCGGTTCTTCAACCTGATTATCATGGACCTGAGTATGCCCGGAATAGGGGGTCTCCAGGCGTTAAAGCAGATAAAGGAAATCTCGGCCAGCGCGCAGGTCCTCATCGTCACAGCCTACGCCAGTGTGGATTCGGCCGTGGAAGCCATGCGGTCCGGGGCGCTGAATTACCTCACAAAACCGATTGACCTGGAGGAACTGAAGATCCAGGTGGCCAAGACCATGGAAATTTCACAGTTGATGGCTGAAAATAAGGTTCTTAGAGTTCAGGCCGAAAATACCTTCAAGGCCAGCCGGATCATTGGAAAAAGCCAGAAAATTCAGGAGGTATTCGATACTCTCAAGATGGTTTCGCCCACAGATGCAACAATCCTTATCCTGGGCGAAAGCGGAACCGGGAAGGAACTTGTCGCCGATGCCATCCACCAGAACAGTCCTCGCTTCGGAGGGCCTCTTGTCAAGGTCAACTGTGCAGCCCTGCCGGAAAGCCTCCTCGAAAGTGAGCTGTTCGGCCATGAAAAGGGGGCCTTTACAGGTGCGGCATCGAGGCGTGAGGGGAGGTTTAAACTGGCTGACGGCGGGACCCTCTTTCTCGACGAGATTGGCGAGATGAGTCTGCTCCTCCAGACGAAACTCCTGAGGATTATCCAGACCAGATCGTTTGAACGGGTCGGGGGAACCGAGACCTTGGAGGTTGATGTCCGCCTTATCGTAGCGACAAACAGGGATATCGAGGTCGAGGTAAAGGAAGGGCGCTTCAGGGAAGACCTGTATTATCGCCTTAACGTGATTCCCATTAATCTTCCGCCCCTCAGGGATAGAAGGGAGGATATCCCCCTGTTGGCGGAGCACTTCCTGAAGGAAATTTCGGAAAGGAACCGCAAGGACATCAGAGGATTTGCGCCGCAGTCCATGGATCTCCTGGTGAGAAACCGATGGAAGGGCAATATCCGTGAGCTTGAGAATGTTGTTGAAAGAGCAGTGATCATGTCCAGAAGCGAGTTTGTCCAGCCGGGGGACCTTCCGGCTCACATACAGGATTCTAAAGCCTCGAAACCCGTCGGTATTGCGCCAGGCCGCCCCCTCAGTGAGTTGGAAAGGGAGGCGATTGTACAGACCCTTCAACTGACGGGTGGGAACAGGACGGAAGCTGCCAGGCTCCTGGGGATCAGCCGCAGGACCCTCCAGTACAAACTCAAGGAGTACGGTGTCACGTAA
- a CDS encoding DUF4198 domain-containing protein gives MTRRFILFSCTVFLLLLWGCAGRPFQQEDASWKGAEITGILTDEDGDPVPGGYVYAYGGERKSTLGPADAMSEASETGGQYLLIVPPGSYRVVARKRGSGSISGPLRNGDLVGEFPGRVSVKRPGNSGLDISLRVFRQGLEGDPSRVLSTDTIVSGIVLNSEGHPLAGAHAFAYRGTFRRDPPDFLSRVTGRNGRFVLNLPGDGIYSIGARTGSRGRPGSGDLMGFWGNSMKPRRIAAGSRTGGLRLVLRPYSATRP, from the coding sequence ATGACCCGCCGATTCATCCTTTTTTCATGTACCGTTTTTCTTCTACTCCTCTGGGGATGTGCAGGACGGCCTTTCCAGCAGGAGGATGCTTCGTGGAAGGGAGCCGAGATAACCGGCATTCTTACCGACGAAGACGGTGATCCTGTCCCCGGAGGCTACGTGTACGCCTACGGCGGGGAACGGAAGAGTACCCTGGGACCCGCGGACGCCATGAGCGAAGCGTCGGAAACAGGGGGTCAGTACCTTCTCATCGTACCCCCCGGCAGTTACCGCGTCGTGGCAAGAAAACGCGGGTCAGGATCAATCAGCGGCCCCCTCAGGAACGGGGACCTGGTGGGCGAATTTCCGGGGCGAGTCTCCGTTAAACGGCCCGGAAATTCGGGTCTCGACATATCGTTGAGGGTTTTCAGGCAGGGCCTGGAAGGGGACCCTTCCAGGGTGCTCAGTACGGATACGATTGTTTCGGGTATTGTGCTGAATTCGGAGGGGCACCCACTTGCGGGTGCCCACGCTTTTGCCTACAGGGGCACGTTCAGACGGGATCCGCCGGATTTCCTCTCCCGGGTTACAGGCCGGAATGGTCGTTTTGTTCTCAATCTGCCGGGCGATGGTATATATTCCATAGGCGCGAGAACAGGTTCCAGGGGCCGGCCGGGTTCCGGCGATCTCATGGGGTTCTGGGGCAACTCCATGAAACCGAGGCGGATTGCGGCCGGAAGCCGCACCGGAGGGCTTCGCCTGGTTTTAAGACCCTATTCCGCCACTCGACCTTGA
- a CDS encoding U32 family peptidase — protein MEGLFTTLSTLKTPEILAPVDNIHEAGDLLNAGAHWLYGGCLPASWSNRYPRTVIINRRTFSGAQIDSTHELAGIIALAMEVGGRFALTVNAPFYMDEQFEPVLELIRFAQEAGASAVIVADPGLMARIAQDGMRIPIHVSTMALASNASAVRLYLSLGAERIILPRFLGIEEIESLIRDFPDVDFETFLLVGKCPNIEGVCSFMHDSPDARWPCEWAYSVTGTDGGSPSEGVWSSVDGARTADRRDACGLCALPELLVSGVSTFKIVGRGAPTGRKTALIKALSEAIEAAQEVGPAEEWYARCRGIYRSLYGHACGAHNCYFPDMKETP, from the coding sequence ATGGAGGGACTTTTTACGACCCTATCAACGTTGAAAACGCCGGAAATTCTGGCGCCTGTCGACAACATCCATGAGGCCGGGGATCTTTTGAATGCCGGCGCACACTGGCTGTACGGCGGGTGTCTTCCGGCGTCATGGAGCAATCGCTACCCGCGGACCGTTATCATCAACCGGAGGACTTTCTCCGGCGCCCAGATCGATTCAACCCATGAGCTCGCCGGGATCATTGCCCTCGCCATGGAGGTCGGGGGGCGCTTTGCCCTTACGGTAAACGCCCCTTTTTACATGGATGAGCAGTTTGAGCCGGTCCTGGAGTTGATACGATTTGCGCAGGAGGCCGGAGCGTCCGCCGTAATCGTTGCCGACCCCGGGCTGATGGCGCGGATAGCTCAAGATGGGATGCGAATTCCTATCCACGTAAGCACCATGGCCTTGGCATCAAACGCTTCGGCGGTCAGGCTCTACCTCTCTTTGGGAGCGGAGCGTATTATCCTCCCCAGATTTCTTGGCATCGAGGAAATAGAATCGCTGATCCGAGACTTCCCGGATGTGGATTTCGAAACGTTCCTCCTCGTGGGTAAGTGCCCCAATATAGAAGGAGTATGCTCCTTCATGCACGACAGTCCGGATGCCAGATGGCCCTGCGAATGGGCCTACAGCGTGACCGGTACGGACGGCGGTTCGCCTTCGGAGGGCGTCTGGTCCTCGGTGGATGGAGCCCGCACCGCCGATCGGCGGGATGCGTGCGGTCTGTGTGCTCTCCCGGAACTCCTCGTGTCCGGCGTTTCAACCTTCAAGATCGTTGGAAGGGGGGCCCCCACGGGCAGGAAGACCGCACTTATAAAGGCGCTTTCGGAAGCCATCGAGGCGGCGCAGGAAGTGGGCCCTGCTGAAGAATGGTACGCACGTTGCCGTGGGATATACCGGTCCCTTTATGGCCACGCCTGCGGCGCCCACAACTGTTATTTCCCCGACATGAAGGAAACGCCGTGA
- a CDS encoding AAA family ATPase produces MHRKLNRIYYEVKEPTLGWDDIGGLDRCKRIVREMVSLPLKKRDLLKKHRLTIPAGVLIWGPLGVGITMLAEAAARDAGASYVYISGQEMLGKPREMERAFEDAGHEAPCVLYISDTEWLAPRAGADYQWGAGNFRGKPPTFADRELTEVFIHQIDHIQEREDIMLVGSAYRIDVVDQAIIKEKKRFNRKVFVPPPSREDREGMLKIYVDRIPTLEGPLDLEELARRTEGFVGWDIENLCKRAVLNAVERDSGNVAMMDFLAAADRIEPWLTPDMTEKYLEIFRDDCPHHYSF; encoded by the coding sequence TTGCATCGAAAACTCAACCGCATCTACTACGAGGTCAAAGAACCCACCTTGGGCTGGGATGATATAGGCGGGTTGGACCGATGCAAGAGGATTGTCCGTGAGATGGTCAGCCTCCCCCTGAAAAAGAGGGATCTGCTCAAGAAACACCGGCTGACCATCCCTGCCGGCGTGCTGATCTGGGGTCCCTTGGGTGTAGGCATAACAATGCTGGCTGAGGCCGCCGCCAGGGATGCCGGCGCCTCTTATGTGTACATCTCCGGCCAGGAGATGCTCGGTAAACCAAGGGAAATGGAGCGTGCGTTCGAGGATGCCGGGCACGAAGCTCCATGCGTTCTGTACATCTCGGATACGGAATGGCTGGCGCCCAGGGCTGGGGCCGACTACCAATGGGGTGCGGGTAATTTCAGGGGTAAACCGCCCACATTCGCCGACAGGGAACTGACCGAGGTTTTCATCCACCAGATCGATCATATCCAGGAACGTGAGGATATCATGCTTGTGGGCTCTGCGTATCGTATTGATGTGGTGGACCAGGCAATCATCAAGGAGAAAAAACGGTTCAACAGGAAGGTCTTCGTTCCGCCGCCCTCCCGGGAGGACCGGGAGGGAATGCTGAAGATCTACGTTGACCGGATCCCCACCTTGGAAGGGCCTCTTGATCTTGAAGAACTGGCCCGGCGGACGGAAGGGTTCGTCGGGTGGGATATCGAGAACCTCTGCAAGAGGGCGGTCCTTAACGCGGTTGAAAGGGATTCGGGTAATGTCGCCATGATGGATTTCCTGGCGGCAGCGGACCGGATCGAGCCGTGGCTGACCCCGGATATGACCGAGAAATATCTTGAGATCTTCCGCGATGACTGTCCCCATCACTACTCTTTCTGA